From Halomicrobium salinisoli, the proteins below share one genomic window:
- the rpsJ gene encoding 30S ribosomal protein S10 yields the protein MQQARVRLAGTSPEDLDDITEDVRDIANKTGVELSGPVPLPTKTLEVPTRKSPDGEGTATWEHWEMRVHKRLIDIDADERALRQLMRIQVPNDVSIEIVLED from the coding sequence ATGCAGCAGGCACGCGTCCGTCTCGCGGGCACGAGTCCCGAGGACCTCGACGACATCACCGAGGACGTCCGGGACATCGCCAACAAGACCGGGGTCGAACTCTCCGGTCCGGTCCCGCTCCCGACGAAGACGCTCGAAGTTCCCACCCGCAAGTCCCCCGACGGTGAGGGGACCGCGACGTGGGAGCACTGGGAGATGCGCGTCCACAAGCGCCTCATCGACATCGACGCCGACGAACGGGCGCTGCGCCAGCTGATGCGCATCCAGGTCCCGAACGACGTCTCGATCGAGATCGTCCTCGAGGACTGA
- a CDS encoding minichromosome maintenance protein MCM: protein MTTQHELIDRLIELYRKYYREEVGHLAEHYPQEQQSLHVDYADVFRLDPEIADDLINHPEKMLRHFEEALALFDLPIQVDLSDAHVRVYNLPESLDVSEVSRHNNIGRLLDVRGQVSKVSKVKPKVVEASFECQRCGTITDVPQVGENFQEPHQCQGCERQGPFELEPSESEWINHQYMRLQQPPERTSGGNAQSVDVHLQNDLTDEVQAGDRVTLTGTLDIEVPGSEQTTTFDTEIDGCSVVREESDYEDIGVDKHLAEIKRIANGERGDPYELLVDSINPKHQGDETVKLAIALQLFGGWAHEHPDGSRDRGDSHILLLGDPGCGKSTFLRAVDQLAPRSTYASGKGASKSGMTAAAVPDEFGDREWGLEAGALVLADGGMACVDEIDKMQPDAVSSMHGALESQQVHVNKAGINATLNARTALLAAGNPENGRFESFRPKAEQIDLSPTLMSRFDLMFMVSDNPDEDRDREVIDHMIRSRRAAAKHTLGGEMTDDERDRVEPAISPDVLRAYIAHAKETCFPILEDGEAAQRLREYFVSFRNANQDDDNPVPITYRQEQAIERLAEASARVRLSDTVELEDVERAVDLVETSMRQVGYDPETDQFDVDMIETGQSKSQRERRERLLDWIEENNGVTSTALVEDAADQGLDPDAVEDDVRTLLDDGRIYELDGVLRVT from the coding sequence ATGACAACCCAACACGAACTCATCGACCGGCTGATAGAACTGTACCGGAAATACTACCGCGAGGAGGTTGGTCACCTCGCCGAGCACTACCCGCAGGAGCAGCAGTCGCTACACGTCGACTACGCCGACGTCTTTCGGCTTGATCCGGAAATCGCCGACGACCTGATCAACCACCCCGAGAAGATGCTTCGGCACTTCGAGGAGGCGCTCGCCCTCTTTGATCTCCCGATTCAGGTTGACCTCTCTGACGCACACGTCCGCGTTTACAACCTTCCAGAGTCGCTGGATGTGAGCGAGGTGAGCCGACACAACAACATCGGACGGCTGCTTGACGTGCGAGGCCAGGTCTCCAAGGTCTCGAAGGTCAAGCCGAAGGTCGTCGAGGCGAGCTTCGAGTGCCAACGGTGTGGTACGATCACCGACGTCCCTCAGGTGGGTGAGAACTTTCAGGAACCTCACCAATGTCAGGGCTGCGAACGGCAAGGGCCATTCGAGCTGGAACCCTCAGAGAGCGAGTGGATTAACCACCAGTACATGCGTCTCCAGCAGCCCCCAGAACGGACCAGCGGCGGAAATGCCCAGTCTGTCGATGTGCACCTCCAGAATGATCTCACCGACGAGGTCCAAGCCGGCGACCGGGTTACTCTCACCGGAACGCTGGATATTGAGGTGCCTGGGAGCGAACAGACGACGACGTTCGATACCGAGATCGACGGGTGCTCGGTCGTCCGAGAGGAGAGCGACTACGAGGACATAGGGGTTGATAAGCACTTGGCGGAGATCAAGCGTATCGCCAACGGTGAGCGGGGTGATCCGTACGAGCTCCTCGTCGACAGTATCAACCCCAAGCACCAGGGAGACGAGACGGTCAAGCTGGCGATCGCGCTCCAGTTGTTCGGTGGCTGGGCACACGAACACCCCGACGGGAGCCGTGACCGTGGTGATAGTCACATCCTGCTTCTGGGCGATCCCGGTTGCGGCAAGTCGACGTTCCTCCGTGCTGTCGATCAGTTGGCACCGCGTTCGACCTATGCTTCAGGGAAGGGAGCATCGAAATCCGGCATGACGGCGGCCGCTGTACCCGACGAATTCGGTGATAGAGAGTGGGGGCTGGAAGCTGGTGCCTTGGTTCTCGCTGATGGAGGTATGGCCTGCGTCGACGAAATCGACAAGATGCAACCCGACGCAGTCTCGTCGATGCATGGTGCTCTGGAGAGCCAGCAGGTTCACGTGAACAAGGCGGGCATCAACGCGACATTGAACGCCCGGACGGCTCTTCTGGCAGCTGGCAATCCCGAAAACGGACGATTCGAGTCGTTCAGGCCGAAGGCAGAGCAAATCGATCTCTCGCCGACGCTCATGTCGCGGTTCGACCTGATGTTCATGGTCAGCGACAATCCCGACGAGGATCGAGATCGGGAAGTCATTGACCACATGATCCGGTCACGCCGGGCCGCCGCGAAGCACACCCTGGGTGGGGAGATGACCGACGACGAACGTGACCGGGTAGAGCCTGCTATCTCCCCTGACGTCCTTAGGGCCTACATCGCTCATGCCAAGGAAACCTGTTTCCCGATTCTGGAGGACGGAGAGGCTGCTCAACGGCTCCGCGAGTATTTCGTCTCGTTCCGCAATGCGAATCAGGACGACGACAATCCCGTCCCCATTACCTACCGACAGGAACAGGCAATCGAACGACTGGCCGAGGCCAGCGCTCGAGTCCGCCTGTCGGACACAGTTGAACTAGAGGACGTCGAACGGGCCGTAGATCTCGTAGAAACGTCGATGCGTCAGGTCGGGTACGACCCGGAGACTGACCAGTTCGACGTCGACATGATCGAGACGGGGCAGTCGAAGAGCCAGCGGGAGCGTCGCGAGCGATTACTGGACTGGATAGAGGAGAACAACGGTGTCACGTCAACGGCTCTCGTCGAAGACGCTGCTGATCAGGGACTGGATCCAGACGCAGTTGAGGACGATGTTCGTACTCTACTGGACGACGGTCGGATCTACGAACTTGATGGGGTCCTCCGGGTGACCTGA
- a CDS encoding recombinase family protein — translation MNAAIYARVSTADQNLQRQLDECHDYLDQHYPGTEQADEYADIVSGANENNGDEYQRLWDAIDAGEYDVVVVHEISRLSRLGPTEIHQFIQHCLEHGTGIESLDVGLSIRVDDPALQQTVYTMIANIMGDLAKIEHQQKLDRISSGIRTAQRAGKWTGRAPRGFYVGDDKRLHVDPEEFLNTRHAIERVVAGESKRQVAKDSGIPRSTLSDLCSDEERRAMYLEGTADDDRVEAALDEIHPLPESGNDSRNCNS, via the coding sequence GTGAACGCAGCAATCTATGCTCGCGTCTCGACTGCAGACCAGAATCTCCAGCGGCAACTCGACGAGTGCCACGACTACCTCGACCAGCACTATCCGGGCACTGAACAGGCCGACGAGTATGCCGATATCGTCTCTGGTGCCAATGAGAACAATGGTGACGAGTATCAGCGGCTCTGGGATGCCATTGATGCTGGCGAGTACGACGTCGTAGTCGTCCACGAAATCTCTCGGCTCTCCCGGCTGGGGCCGACCGAGATTCACCAGTTCATCCAGCACTGCCTCGAACATGGTACTGGCATCGAGAGTCTTGACGTCGGGCTCTCGATTCGTGTGGACGATCCTGCTCTTCAGCAGACCGTCTATACTATGATCGCCAATATCATGGGCGACCTAGCGAAGATCGAGCATCAGCAAAAGCTCGACCGGATCTCCTCAGGAATTCGCACTGCCCAACGGGCTGGAAAATGGACTGGGCGTGCCCCCCGCGGGTTCTACGTCGGCGACGACAAGCGACTGCACGTCGATCCAGAGGAATTCCTCAACACCCGCCACGCGATCGAACGGGTGGTTGCCGGGGAGAGTAAACGCCAGGTGGCGAAGGACTCTGGTATCCCCCGAAGCACGCTTTCGGACCTCTGCAGTGACGAAGAGCGCAGAGCGATGTATCTCGAAGGGACGGCTGATGATGATCGCGTCGAGGCAGCACTCGATGAGATCCATCCGTTACCTGAAAGCGGGAATGACTCGCGTAATTGTAACAGCTAA
- a CDS encoding ATP-binding protein → MSSSRYPQLFEACTPRGDVLDGTLQEDQFAASLATVAHSPDDAAPVYRDATRFFDMTYPTDGLRTLLSNLTGRFLAAGGYDDGGYSSSILCLDTRFGGGKTHDLIASYHLATDPSAVDNLDNHLVDDAEELGSEYLNAAENGLSVDTAVFVGGHIDARNARSDRSDPDAPNTRTMWGELAYQLYGLDGYEYLKEYDQDRNAPGGNTLKGLFDLGDEPALILIDEIAAYLEAASAVEVGTTTLADQTLSFVLSLLETASEVDNVTVVYSIADTAFEEEADDVRTLIDELNQIGRRQHKTVTPTSENEVGKVLQHRLFEEIDRSDAEELAESYFQYYADSDRQFPQEATDASFVERMEREYPFHPTIIDTLTEKIDTIPKFQRTRGALKLLARAVYYLWNNKPEHYDRHWIRLYDLTPSDNAPDGSIDSTLRETLFEFVDLSAAVSADIYSEDDTAHAQLEDRKWTEKGIPPLGSHLTTTVLWHSLAYGEQATGLTRADMNAALGHPDIRFDNYDSALEALAGGDMSVACYYLYDEERVRFKSDPNLIRIIDQRVDNTPDAQARNRFESRLENSEIGTGGFETVVFPEAPADLPDKATPQLAVMHMDTAPVSDGGSEIPEKIQTLYQKSASKHGGETQSRVYKNYVLFLAPDEERIQSAIDEARQLEAIEALLDDSQQTADLSNDQIEELRERRDQTHGLLGELVRGVYRHLYYVERDGLTHLTINATEANGGTTLVNAVEETLEGRLIRADASPKGVAFFKQKLWQQTQDSMTTEQLVSQFAKKPGLPYLLNTKPLRKTIAKMVDDAGYAYWDSAAGENGLAYWDGDEDDRPANWQKANPLSESPDVQTTIEDSDVKIGDNYVVYTDIEALLDVHHDSIQPPKTETTTCAEDGCNVEVSEVGDYCPEHEPDDYECASCGKTVASRSELDANGLCRNCARPDDWEQSTSLMAASRAFNEVRTHALGKTTSGGDPGVDRVTVEVGGDDQLSKGSFIAQRQAFKDRADSVSVRMQYETESSDGATYQAQFTGGLDEFSRVTNQPDPFGDASRIELKFRIELDDPEPITDTEDDVLADLQDELGQTNIDVKVQARGPVEVPAEAQR, encoded by the coding sequence ATGAGCAGTTCTAGGTACCCGCAGTTGTTCGAGGCGTGTACGCCTCGTGGCGATGTCCTCGACGGAACGCTCCAAGAAGACCAATTCGCGGCCAGTCTGGCCACTGTAGCCCATTCGCCGGATGATGCTGCGCCCGTCTATCGAGACGCAACCAGGTTCTTCGATATGACCTATCCGACGGACGGGCTGCGAACACTATTAAGTAATCTTACCGGCCGATTCCTAGCTGCGGGCGGTTACGACGACGGCGGATACTCAAGCAGTATCCTCTGTCTCGATACTCGATTCGGCGGCGGGAAGACGCATGACCTCATCGCGTCGTACCACCTAGCGACCGATCCCTCCGCGGTCGACAATCTCGATAACCACCTCGTTGACGACGCGGAAGAGCTCGGCTCCGAGTATCTCAACGCCGCCGAGAACGGGCTCTCGGTCGATACGGCAGTGTTCGTCGGTGGGCACATTGACGCTCGAAACGCTCGGAGCGATCGATCTGACCCGGACGCCCCCAACACGCGGACGATGTGGGGTGAACTCGCCTACCAGCTCTACGGGCTCGACGGATACGAGTACCTCAAGGAGTACGACCAAGATCGCAATGCCCCCGGTGGCAACACGCTCAAAGGGCTGTTCGATCTCGGCGACGAGCCCGCGCTTATCCTCATCGACGAAATCGCTGCCTATCTCGAAGCGGCCTCCGCGGTCGAAGTCGGAACGACGACGCTCGCTGATCAGACGCTGAGTTTCGTCCTCTCGCTACTGGAGACCGCCTCCGAAGTCGACAACGTCACCGTCGTGTACAGCATCGCCGACACCGCGTTCGAGGAGGAGGCCGATGACGTCCGCACACTGATCGACGAACTCAACCAGATCGGTCGTCGGCAGCACAAGACTGTTACACCAACGTCGGAAAACGAGGTCGGCAAGGTTCTGCAGCACCGCCTCTTCGAAGAGATCGACCGATCGGACGCCGAAGAGCTCGCCGAGTCGTACTTCCAGTACTACGCGGACAGTGACCGACAGTTCCCGCAAGAGGCGACTGACGCGAGCTTCGTCGAGCGGATGGAACGGGAGTATCCTTTCCATCCGACGATCATCGATACGCTCACCGAGAAGATCGACACGATCCCGAAGTTCCAGCGGACACGCGGCGCACTCAAGCTACTCGCTCGCGCCGTCTACTACCTATGGAACAACAAACCGGAGCACTACGATCGTCACTGGATCCGGCTGTACGATCTAACTCCCTCCGATAATGCTCCCGACGGGAGTATCGATTCAACGCTCCGCGAGACGCTCTTCGAGTTTGTTGACCTCAGCGCGGCCGTCTCAGCGGACATCTACAGTGAGGACGACACGGCGCACGCCCAACTCGAGGATCGCAAGTGGACCGAGAAGGGGATCCCACCGCTGGGCAGTCACCTGACGACCACGGTCCTCTGGCACAGTCTGGCCTACGGAGAGCAGGCAACCGGGCTCACGCGGGCAGACATGAATGCCGCGCTCGGTCATCCGGACATCCGCTTCGACAACTATGACTCGGCGCTAGAGGCGCTGGCAGGCGGCGACATGAGCGTCGCGTGCTACTATCTCTACGACGAGGAGCGCGTCCGGTTCAAGTCCGATCCGAACCTCATCCGTATCATCGACCAGCGCGTCGACAACACGCCCGATGCACAGGCTCGCAACCGGTTTGAGTCGCGCCTGGAGAACTCCGAGATTGGGACCGGCGGTTTCGAGACCGTCGTGTTCCCGGAGGCCCCGGCCGATTTACCGGACAAGGCCACGCCGCAGCTCGCCGTCATGCACATGGATACTGCACCGGTGTCCGACGGCGGCAGCGAAATCCCCGAGAAGATCCAGACACTGTACCAGAAATCCGCCTCGAAGCACGGCGGCGAGACCCAGAGCCGGGTCTACAAGAATTACGTGCTCTTCCTCGCACCGGACGAAGAACGTATCCAGAGTGCCATCGACGAGGCCCGGCAACTAGAGGCGATCGAGGCGCTGCTGGACGACTCCCAGCAGACTGCCGATCTCTCAAACGACCAGATCGAGGAACTTCGCGAGCGCCGGGATCAAACGCACGGCCTGTTAGGTGAGCTCGTCCGCGGCGTGTATCGTCACCTGTACTACGTCGAACGCGACGGCCTGACCCATCTCACGATCAACGCGACCGAGGCCAATGGCGGAACGACGCTCGTCAATGCCGTCGAGGAGACCCTAGAGGGGCGGTTGATCCGCGCCGACGCGTCCCCGAAGGGGGTCGCGTTCTTCAAGCAGAAGCTCTGGCAGCAGACTCAGGACAGTATGACCACCGAGCAGCTGGTCTCGCAGTTCGCGAAGAAACCTGGGCTGCCCTACCTCCTCAACACGAAGCCGCTGCGGAAGACGATCGCGAAGATGGTCGACGATGCCGGCTACGCCTACTGGGATAGCGCGGCCGGCGAGAACGGGCTCGCGTACTGGGACGGCGACGAGGACGATCGGCCAGCCAACTGGCAGAAGGCCAATCCGCTTTCGGAGTCGCCGGACGTCCAGACGACCATCGAAGATTCAGATGTGAAGATCGGTGATAACTACGTTGTCTACACTGACATCGAGGCGCTTCTGGATGTCCACCATGACAGCATTCAACCGCCGAAGACGGAGACGACAACGTGCGCTGAGGATGGCTGCAACGTCGAAGTCAGTGAGGTCGGCGACTACTGTCCTGAACACGAGCCTGACGACTACGAGTGCGCGAGCTGCGGAAAGACCGTCGCGAGCCGGAGCGAGTTGGACGCGAATGGACTGTGTCGTAACTGTGCGCGACCAGACGACTGGGAGCAGTCGACGAGTCTGATGGCGGCGTCACGGGCCTTCAATGAGGTGCGGACCCACGCCCTCGGGAAAACGACGTCCGGTGGGGATCCTGGCGTCGATCGGGTCACTGTCGAGGTCGGTGGCGACGACCAACTCTCGAAAGGGTCGTTCATTGCCCAACGCCAAGCATTCAAGGACCGTGCCGATAGTGTCTCCGTTCGGATGCAGTACGAGACGGAGTCGTCGGACGGTGCGACGTACCAGGCGCAATTCACCGGCGGGCTCGACGAGTTCTCGCGCGTGACGAACCAGCCGGATCCGTTCGGCGACGCCTCACGGATCGAGCTGAAGTTCCGGATTGAGCTGGACGATCCCGAACCGATTACCGACACCGAGGACGACGTGCTGGCGGATCTCCAGGACGAACTCGGACAGACCAATATCGATGTGAAGGTTCAAGCAAGAGGGCCGGTCGAAGTACCGGCAGAAGCTCAACGATGA
- a CDS encoding penicillin-binding protein activator: MTSRPTTDAEPEATSPLAQDTPAATPSGSSVYGGRPTFALTRRDGADGAALTLYELLPEDQAAARRERLERGGSNRKLVIKPFEDVFDGSTASAFDRWSWEGWTAVKITRLSGTRLRSILPLVRQTLGNTDLDESIATSNGDTDVFLPETSGVRLALGFLGIKPIQRVDRMRAFCRGVAQMSDEECYYWHAKCRSPTTPNGEKALRTLLTDHIH; encoded by the coding sequence ATGACCTCCAGACCCACCACGGACGCGGAGCCTGAGGCGACGAGCCCGCTAGCACAGGATACGCCCGCCGCCACCCCCTCCGGGAGTAGCGTATACGGTGGCCGGCCGACGTTCGCGCTCACTCGTCGTGATGGGGCCGACGGGGCCGCGCTCACGCTGTACGAACTGCTGCCTGAGGACCAGGCTGCTGCGCGTCGCGAGCGGCTAGAGCGCGGGGGGTCGAACCGGAAGCTCGTGATCAAGCCGTTCGAGGACGTCTTCGATGGGTCCACCGCCTCAGCGTTCGATCGTTGGTCGTGGGAAGGATGGACGGCCGTGAAGATCACGCGGCTCTCGGGAACGCGACTACGATCGATCCTGCCACTCGTCCGCCAGACGCTTGGGAACACCGATCTCGACGAATCGATCGCGACGAGCAATGGAGACACCGACGTCTTCCTTCCGGAGACATCGGGTGTTCGACTCGCGCTCGGCTTCCTCGGGATCAAGCCAATCCAGCGCGTTGATCGGATGCGCGCATTTTGCCGAGGTGTTGCTCAAATGAGTGATGAAGAGTGCTACTACTGGCACGCGAAGTGCCGATCCCCCACTACACCGAACGGCGAAAAGGCACTACGGACGTTACTTACAGATCATATCCACTAA
- a CDS encoding DUF1156 domain-containing protein, translating to MSQQHDTLDELEPLAIEGNLPLKAVGIENLKEANPSSMPPHRYLHPWFARRPTPASRLAILASVLPKGISSDELLRLMQIGPNVEIEGGIEEYVAKKKASEDERSGNIREHYGYPRLHTQVPTKDEMDSFHQDLKETWNGELPTVLDPTAGGGVIPFESLRYGLPTKANELNPVPTLILRVMLEYAPDVGSLETDLRDWSEKIDDRAKENLAEYFPTTDSNHEIDCYICTHKITCPTCNSDLPLVSKWSLRTRFDANDVFVRPHVKEDGSIEYTCTKGSSDDFNHSDGPVSRGGNAECINCGVVTESEKIREMFKAGEFEYETYAVRYLTDQGDHGFRAPRPEDIEALEKIRERVESDYQLATFLTTSIPEGEKTKEPREHGLTEWRDVFSPRQLVSYYEYLEAFNHFKPQIEREYDQKTSEAILTLLSLVAGKVIDRNSRFSPWDTTKGVPSNALGGKHLTLQKSFPVVNMSTEGIGSYQSSMERIIDSYEEIVDYIPEDSDTGEVNCGDAANLPYEDGSIQAAIMDPPYYSSIMYAELSDIFYVLLNEYLGGIFHDDFQAELTNKEDEAVANPSRFEAVSGDGSSNKELANDHYESKMSAIFSEVYRVLEPGGVMTVMFTHKETDAWDTLTMSLINSGFTITSTHPVTSEMPARIDTQGGGSADSTLLLVGRKPVSEQVKDDQPSLWSDVRNDTRDVAKKAARDLLTSSLNLTKTDVIISAFGPTLRVFADAYPVVDDEDNEVPPRRALEEAREAVTQVLVEEYLDTEGIEELDNVTEWYILCWLVYEKQTFSYDEGRQLGLGIGVDVDEIKRSTKTWRKNRGDIKLRGHADRVQNINEKPENRSSRLPVDPDNLSFGRALDAVHAAMHVYDVKGESACCDWIRERNFNSDSTFKATLKALLQVLPQDHEDWELARDLAVGRTRDLLDLDFNPSVFVDDQDERHQSDVTNF from the coding sequence ATGAGTCAACAACACGACACACTTGATGAGCTGGAGCCACTTGCGATTGAGGGGAATCTTCCGCTAAAAGCGGTTGGGATCGAGAATCTCAAAGAGGCCAATCCGAGTTCTATGCCTCCCCATCGCTATCTCCATCCTTGGTTTGCTCGACGTCCTACACCGGCGTCTCGTCTAGCGATTTTAGCATCTGTTCTACCGAAGGGGATTTCTTCAGACGAACTTCTCCGCCTTATGCAAATTGGCCCAAATGTGGAGATAGAGGGGGGAATTGAAGAATACGTAGCTAAGAAGAAGGCATCCGAAGACGAACGAAGTGGGAACATCAGAGAGCATTACGGTTATCCACGATTACATACCCAGGTACCAACTAAAGATGAGATGGATTCGTTCCATCAGGATCTCAAAGAGACCTGGAACGGAGAATTACCTACCGTACTAGATCCAACGGCAGGAGGTGGTGTTATACCATTTGAATCCCTTCGCTATGGTCTACCGACTAAGGCAAACGAACTTAATCCGGTTCCGACACTTATCCTCCGGGTTATGCTGGAATATGCCCCTGACGTTGGCTCTCTAGAAACTGACCTCCGAGATTGGAGTGAAAAGATCGACGACCGTGCGAAAGAGAACTTAGCAGAGTACTTCCCTACGACTGACTCCAATCACGAAATCGACTGCTATATTTGCACACATAAGATAACTTGTCCGACGTGTAACAGCGATCTTCCTCTTGTTTCTAAATGGTCATTACGAACCCGATTTGACGCAAATGACGTATTTGTTCGTCCTCACGTGAAAGAAGATGGTAGCATAGAATATACCTGTACCAAGGGATCTTCCGATGATTTCAACCATAGTGACGGTCCTGTCTCGCGGGGAGGCAACGCTGAATGTATAAACTGTGGGGTAGTCACCGAATCAGAAAAAATTCGGGAGATGTTCAAAGCAGGGGAGTTCGAATATGAAACGTACGCTGTCCGATATCTAACCGATCAGGGTGACCATGGCTTCCGAGCTCCCCGACCAGAGGATATCGAGGCTCTTGAGAAGATAAGAGAACGAGTTGAGTCGGATTACCAGTTAGCTACATTTCTTACTACCTCCATTCCAGAAGGCGAAAAAACGAAAGAGCCCAGGGAGCATGGGCTGACCGAATGGAGGGACGTTTTTAGTCCAAGGCAGTTGGTGTCATACTACGAATACCTTGAGGCTTTCAATCATTTTAAACCGCAAATAGAACGGGAGTACGACCAGAAGACCTCAGAAGCGATTCTAACTCTTCTCTCGTTAGTAGCTGGGAAGGTTATCGATCGTAATTCTCGTTTTTCACCTTGGGATACTACCAAAGGAGTCCCCTCAAATGCACTTGGAGGAAAGCATCTGACTCTCCAGAAATCCTTCCCAGTAGTGAACATGTCTACAGAGGGTATCGGGAGTTACCAATCTTCGATGGAACGAATCATTGATTCCTACGAGGAGATTGTGGATTATATTCCTGAAGACTCTGATACTGGTGAAGTAAACTGTGGCGATGCCGCTAATCTACCCTATGAGGATGGCAGTATTCAAGCAGCGATTATGGATCCACCATATTATAGCAGTATAATGTATGCTGAACTATCTGATATATTCTATGTGCTACTAAATGAGTATCTTGGGGGGATATTCCATGACGATTTCCAGGCAGAGCTAACCAATAAAGAAGATGAAGCTGTTGCGAATCCGAGCAGATTTGAAGCAGTATCAGGTGATGGGTCTTCGAACAAAGAGTTAGCGAACGACCACTATGAATCGAAAATGAGCGCGATCTTCTCGGAGGTCTACCGTGTACTTGAACCAGGTGGGGTAATGACCGTGATGTTCACTCACAAGGAAACAGATGCCTGGGACACGCTTACTATGTCGCTAATAAATTCTGGGTTCACAATTACATCAACGCACCCCGTTACGAGTGAAATGCCAGCGCGAATAGATACTCAAGGCGGTGGTTCAGCGGACAGTACCTTGCTCTTGGTAGGTAGAAAGCCAGTCTCAGAACAAGTTAAGGACGATCAGCCCTCGTTATGGAGCGATGTTAGGAATGACACCCGCGATGTCGCAAAGAAAGCCGCACGCGACCTTCTCACGTCAAGTTTGAACTTGACGAAAACTGACGTCATCATCAGCGCATTCGGTCCGACATTACGTGTCTTTGCAGATGCGTATCCGGTTGTAGATGACGAGGACAATGAGGTTCCTCCGCGACGTGCTCTTGAAGAGGCACGAGAAGCGGTTACTCAGGTTCTTGTTGAGGAGTACTTGGACACAGAAGGGATTGAGGAGCTTGACAATGTCACCGAATGGTATATTCTCTGCTGGCTGGTTTACGAGAAACAGACATTCTCCTACGACGAGGGTCGACAGCTTGGGCTCGGTATCGGTGTTGATGTTGATGAGATCAAGCGCAGCACGAAGACCTGGCGTAAGAACCGCGGTGATATCAAACTCCGCGGGCACGCTGATCGCGTCCAGAACATTAACGAGAAGCCTGAGAACCGCTCCAGTCGTCTCCCCGTCGATCCGGACAATCTCTCGTTCGGCCGAGCACTCGACGCGGTCCACGCGGCAATGCACGTCTATGATGTCAAGGGTGAGAGTGCCTGCTGCGACTGGATTCGCGAGCGGAACTTTAACTCCGATTCGACGTTCAAGGCGACGCTAAAGGCGCTGCTCCAAGTGCTGCCTCAAGATCATGAGGACTGGGAACTGGCACGTGATCTCGCGGTTGGTCGAACGCGGGATCTGCTGGATCTCGATTTCAATCCGAGCGTCTTTGTTGACGATCAGGACGAGAGACACCAGAGCGACGTAACTAACTTCTAA